The SAR202 cluster bacterium sequence CTGCAAAAGACGGACTTTATGCTCGGCATCGGTACCGGCTTCAGCAACACGCTCTTCAACGCGCCGCTCCCGAAAATGGCAGTCCTGGCCCAGTCCACAAACTGCGCGGAGGACATCAACAAGGACCACCAGGTCCACATGGGCGCGGTGGGCGACGCTAAGCTGGTCCTTCGCCAAATGATCGAGGAGGCGAAGCGGCAGCTTGGCGGCAAGGGCAGGGGAGATGTGAACGGCGTCGCGGAAGAGGTCGCGACCATCAAGGCTGAATTCCTTAAAGAATGGTCGCCGATGCTTAACTCCAACGAGGTGCCGATCAGCCCTTACCGCGTCTTCACGGAGTTTCGCAAGGCCGTGGACGTGGGCAACACGATAATGACGCACGACTCCGGCTACCCGCGCGAGCAGCTTGTGCCTTTCTGGGAGACGACGACCCCGCACGGCTACATAGGGTGGGGAAAGTCCACGCAGCTAGGCTACGGCCTCGGGCTGGCGCTGGGGGCCAAGCTGGCCGCGCCCGAGCGGAACGTTATCAACATCATGGGGGACGCTGCGTTCGGCATGGCCGGGCTGGATATCGAGACGGCGGCGCGCAATAAGATCGGCATCATGACCGTGGTGCTGAATAACGGCGTTATGACGCACTACAGCGCCCACATGCCTCACGCCACGAAGAAGTACGGTAGCAACCGGCTTGGCGGCGAGTACGCAAAGGTGGCCGAGGGCCTGGGCGCGCATGCGGAAAAGGTGACGACTCCCGACCAGCTCGCGCCGGCCATCAAGCGCGCGCTGGCGGCGACGAAGACCGGCCAGCCCGCGCTGGTGGAAGCGATTACGAAGGAAGAAGAGAACGTGCCGAGGTACTGGTTCTGATGCCAATTACACCGACGATCGATTTAACGTGGTATGTTCGCGCGCCCGGACTGAAGGTGCGCCTCGCCGCCGGGGGCGTGGTAGCGCGGCGGGAGGGCGCGCGGCTGATGGTGGCGTTCACAAAAGAGAAGGCGTTCACCCAATTCGTGCTGCTAAAGGGGGGCGTGGACCCGGGCGAGACGCTTGAGATAGCTTCGGCCCGAGAGGTGACCGAGGAGACGGGAATAACGGACCTGCGACTGGTGACGAAGCTGGGCGTGGCCGAGCGGCTGAATTGGGACAAGGACCGGTGGGTGACGACGCACTTCTACCTGTTCGAGACGAAACAGGTGGAGGCGAAGCCGACCGACCAGGTCAAACACGAGGCGATGTGGTGGTTCCCGCTGGACGAGCTGCCTGACATGCTGTGGCCGGAGCAGCGGCGGCTGGTGGAGGACAACAGGGCGGCGATAAAGGCGGCGCTGGGGGTCTAAGAGGGCGCGGCCCGCACAGACATAATGGAGTCCGTGCGGGCCGCGAGATGGCCGTTACTTCTTGAGCTTGTCTTCTATGGACTTGACATCGTTGCGCTGAGCTTTGGTAAGGTTCTTCCAGTCGAGCTCTTTGCCCAGGTTGGCCGTCTTTTCCTTGTAGTGCTGGATGCGCTCGTCCAGGTAGGCGATCTTTTCCTGATGCTTCTTCTTCATCTTGTCGGTGTGGGAGCGGCGTAGCTCCTTCTCTTCGTTGGCCTTCTCCGCTTCCACAGCCTTCAACTTGTCTTGCTGGCGGCCGATGTTTTTCTCGACGTCTGCGATCACTTCCTTGCGGTGCTTGGCGTCCTTCACCGGCTCTTCGGCGGAGAGTGCCGCCTTCATTGCCTTGTGGTCCAGGCCCAGCTCTTTCAGTGCGGCAGCGGCAACAGTGTCTCCGCCAACTACGCCACGCTTGTACAGCGTGAGAGCGGTGTCTCTCCTCTGCTCTCCCAGAACGCCGCTGAACTTCTTGTATATCCACCGGCCGATCTTGTAGATGGTGATTGCGGCGCCCAGCGCGATTGCGCCTGCGGCCAGCACGGTAAGGATACCCCAGCCGATGGGGTTTGAAGCCAGCGCAACGGTCCCTGCGCCGGCGATGCCCGCGATACTTACGCCGGAGCTGATGGCTGCTGCCACGAAGGTAATGGCGCGCCGTACGGCCTTGCCGAACTTCTGCTCCATGGCGTACTGTACGGCTTTGACTACCTCGGGGTCGTGTCCCGCGGCCTTGGCGTCCGATGCGATCTTGTCCAGCGCCACCATCTTCTTGCCGGAGCTGACGGCCGCCCTCAGGTCGAAAATGGCGGCGATTGCGGAAAAGAAAAGGCCCACGGCGGCGCCGATTTTGGCGGCGACATTAAAGGCGGCGATAGCCCCTGACGATGCCTTCTCCAGGACGGCGGTGCCAATTGTGGCGCCGGTCTTGGCCTTGTTTCCCGTGGAGGTGGACTCCAGCGATTCTCGTGCCTTTTGGCCTTCCTCGGGAGTCTTCGCCTCTGGGTCTTGCGACCCTTGTTGGGAAGGGGTTGAGACCGGTGCCGGCGGGGCAGGAACGGGAGGCGGCGCTTCGGGCTCCGGTTCGGACTCAACGCCGGGGAAAACTATCGGCTTGAGAATTTCCTCAAGGTTTGGTTTGCCCTTGACAAGGTTCCCGAACTCCTCACCAACCTTCTGGCCCTTGGCCTTGCGGTCGGAAGTCTCCGATTCGCTCGGGATGTCGTTCTCTGGGGAGGGTGGGAGGGCGCCGACCTGCTCCGTGGCCTCGGCGACCAGGCTCGGCGCGTCCTTGCCACCCGCGCGCTGTACAACCGTTTCGGAGGTCTTGCGCGCCGCGGTGCGGGTGGAGACGGCGGCGTTCAGACGCGCTGCACATATCTGTTGCCGTAGTCGCGCTGAATTTGGCGCACGGCCAGGGACCGTTCCTGCGCGGTCGTGGGATGGCTCATTCGAGGGTCTGTCAGGTAAGCGACGTGGCGGTCGAAGGCGGAGGGCGCGGTGGCGACGGCCGTTTCAGCGGCGGATGATTCTCCATCCGCCGTTTCATTGGACCGCGTTTCGCCCTTGTCTTTTCCCGCGTCTCTGTGCTGAGACGCCTTTTTGCCCGCGTGGCTGGGATTGTCCGGCAACGGGTGCTCCTGGTTCTGCGCCCGGGCCATTCATAGACATAAAGGGCGAATCGCACCACGTTTCGTATCATACCAGCGTTTGCCGCAGCGAATCAATGCCGTCGCAAAAACATCGCCGCACCGCGGAGGGCCAAGTGCGGCGATGCCTTCGGAACGCTTATTTGAGGCCGACTCTGCCCACGCCGGACTTTGGATTGCCGGTGATGTGTTCGCGCACCAGGTGGGCGAACTTCACCTCTGCGTCGTCCTCCGGCGCGTAGCCGAGCACCTTCCGGGCGTTGGCAAGCGACCAGAAGGCGCGGGTGTTGTTGCTGATGCCGTAGACGACGTGGAATGGGATGCCGTGCTCATTGTCGATGTTCTCGGTCTCTATCGACTTCATGAAGATCTGGGTTGCGTCGCGCGCGCTGAAATAGCATCCGAGCACGCGCTTGAATGTGGCCTCGTCGCTGCCGTAGTTCTTGAACTCCAGCTCGCGCGGGTGGCCGATGCGGACCATGATGACGCCGAGCTTGCGGCCGGCGTTGGCGCCCTCAACGAGTAGCTCCCGACCGGAAGGGTGCGAGAAGTTGGGGAAGCCGTTGGCGAACAGGAAGCCCATGTGCTCGTACGTAGCCTTGGCCCAGCCGTAGAAATTGTCCGACAGTGGGTAGTCGTAAGGGTCGACTACCTCCTTCTTGCGCGTGTGGACCATGTTGTGCTCGTACCAGTCGGCGGCATGGTTGGAGCTGGCCATAACGACGCGGCGGACGCCTGCATCGTAGGACGTGCGGAAGATGTTGTATGCCATCTCCACGTTCTGCTTCTCGGAGAAGAAGTGGTCTATGGGGTCCGTTCGCTGGATCTTGTGGGCGAGATGCACCACGGCATCCACCCCTTCGAAGTACTTCGCGTACTTCTTGCGGTCGGGGTCGATCAGGTCGACGACCTCAATGCCGGGGACGGCCTTGCCGGTGCGGTCCTCTTTGCGAGAGTCGAGGAGCACCAGGTCATACTTTTCGCGGAAGCCGGGGAGCATCAGGCTTGCGACGTAGCCGGACGCGCCCGTTACCAGAACCTTTCGCTTTGCCACGTGTTGAGTCCTTGTTCACTTGAAATTATCAGGCGATATTCTACACTAGTTTGCCGGGTTGAACGGCGCAGAGCTTTCTATTACCGCATGAGAGAGGAACGAGGGCGTTCATAGAACGCCCCTGCGATGAAGCCGTGCCTTTAGTCAGGGCGCCTGTTTGTCCAGCCTGCCCACGGTGTTCTTGCCGGTCATCAGGCGCTCTATGTCCTTTGCATAGCGCACCTCGGAGTCGTCCTGCGGCTCGTAGCCGAGCACCTTGCGCGCGTTTGCGAGAGACCAGAATGCCCGGGTGTTGTTGGAGATGCCGTAGACTACCTGCCACGGTATGCCGTGCTCGTTATCGATGCTGGGAGTGTCGATGGCCTTCACGAAGAGTTGCGTGAGGTCGCGGGGGCTTAGCCACGCCCCGAGCCCCCGCTTGGCCGCGCCCAGGTCTTCGTATTTGCTGAGGTCCAGCTCGCCCGGGCCTCCGATTCGGACCATGACGACGCCCATGCGGCGGCCCACGCCGCCGTTGGCGAACAGGAAGCCGAGGTGCTCGTAAGTGGACTTGGACCAGCCGTAGAAGTTGTACGAGAGTGGCCAGGTGTACGGGTCCAGGTTTTCCAGTTTGCACTTCGAAATGAGGTCGCGCTCCCACCAGTTGGCGGCGTGGTTGGAGCTTGCCGAGACGATGCGGGACACTCCGGCGTCGTGCGAGGCGCGCAGGACGTTGTAGCACATGTCTATGTTCGCGCGCTGGCTCCAGTACTGGTCGATCTCCTGCTCGCCCTGTGTCTGGCGGACGTATCCAAGGTGCACGACCGTATCGATCCCGTCGAAGTGCTTCGCGTACTTGCTGCGGTTGGGGTCGGTAAGGTCGGCGATCTGTACGCCGGGCACCCTGGCGTGCGGGTGGTTTCGGCCGGCGCTGGTGAAGTCGCTCACGTCCAGGAGCGTGAGGTCGTATTTCTCGCGCAGGGTAGGGAGCATGAGGCCGGCGACGTATCCGGCCGCGCCGGTGACGAGCACTTTGCGTTTGGCCATGGGGGTGTCCTTTGGTGGGGTACGGGGTACAGGGTACGGGGTGAAGTAAGACAAGGCAAGAGGGAATGGAAAAGGGGAAACGGGGCGCGATTCTTGCAAGCTGAGGGGGTTCTTGCTATATTAGATAGACGCGGCGGCTACCCTCAGCCGCCCGTTGTTGTGACTGCCGCAGTTGACCGTGGGGCTGTAGCTCATCTGGGAGAGCGCTTCAATGGCATTGAAGAGGTAGGGGGTTCAAGTCCCCCCAGCTCCACCAACTCCCCCTTAGCCTGCTGAGAGAGCGTCCCGATGGCATCGGACGCTCCTCAACGGATTGCCTCAATGTCTATCCCCAGGGCCAGCAGCTTCCACTTTCTATCCCCCGTAAGCACCTTAGCTTCCAGCTTTTTGGCCAGCGCCAGGCATGCTCTGTCTCCGAGCGACAGGCCAGCCGCCTTTGTTGGGAGACGTAACATGCCGGCCTGATATGCCTGTTCCATATCGAAGGGCTCTATTGTCGCGTTCAACGACATCAGCATTTAATAGATGATCTCACCGGGAAGACCTCTTTCGGCCATCTTCGCCACGACCTCAGAGACGTTCACACTACTGATAGATGCAAGAGAAAGGGCCTCTTGCACTACTTCGGCGCCGCTCTCCTTCCAGAAGAGGGCAAGCACTGCCGATGAGTCCACAACGACCCTATTCACGAGCACTCTCCGCTTCCCGCTCTTTAATTAGCTCGTCAACTGGCGAGCCTGCGCCGCGATCATACTTTTTCACCATATCCTGGGTCCATCGGATTGCGCGCTCTCTCGCCATAACTCTCAGTTCGCCGTCTTCCTGGAGAAGGAGAATCACTTCCGTGCCGGGCACTATGCCCATGGCTTTTCGTATGTCGGAAGGAATGACAATTCTGCCACCATCGCTGACTGTTGTCATGCAGTTAGCAGAATGTCTTATGGCCATCTCGATGTCACCTCATGCTGATTATACCAGACATTCAAGTATGCGGCACTTAGTTCGCGGTACCCCGGACTCGCTTACAATAGATACACATACAACCAACCAGGAGCAGTCTATTGACCGAGACCGTGTCTGACGTGACCGTTGATGTAATGATCGAGATACCGAAGGGGAGCCGCAACAAGTACGAGTTCGACAAGAAGCGCGGGGTGCTGAAGTTCGACCGGATGCTGTTTTCTTCCGTCCACTACCCGAGCGACTACGGGTACATTCTGGACACGTGGGCGGAGGATAATGACCCCCTTGATGCCCTGGTGCTTTTGTGGGAGCCGACCTTCCCGGGATGCCTGATTGAGGCAAAGCCGGTGGGGCTGTTCAAGATGTGGGATGAGAAGGGACCGGATATGAAGATACTGTGCGTGCCGGTGGCGGACCCGTTGTGGAACCACATCAACCGGCTGTCGGAGGCCCCCCCGCACTTGCTGAAGGAGATCGAGCACTTTTTCACCATCTACAAGGAGCTTGAGTAGAAGAAGACCGGCGTGGAGGGGTGGGAAGACCGGGACGCTGCAATCAGGGTTGTGAGGGAGTCACAGGAGGCATTCAAGCGGCTGAAGCACTGAGGTAAGCCGCAGGAACGCCACAGGGCCGGCACACGTGCCGGCCCTGTGCGTTTGGAGGCCGTCCTAAAACCTAGCGCGCCGGCTTAACGAGCGGCTTCAGGGAAATGGTGGTCTGGACCAGGATGCCGTTAGCCCAGTAGAGGCCGGTTGTGCCGTTCGGCAGGATGTCGTACCTCTCATTGCCAGTGTAGTCCATGAACGTGATCGAGGTTATGGCCGAGCCGTCCAGCTCAAAACCTTTCGAGTAGTGGCCGATCGGCCTACCGTCCGCGGACGGGTGGCCGGGAGAGACCGTTAGCGTTCTGCCGTCGGCGAGCTCGATTCGCACCATCTTGTGGCCTGCGGGCGAAGGCACCTTGCCTGTCGCGGCCACCGTTGTCTGCACCTTCTGGCCCCTCGGGTCCATCGTCCAGATCGGCATGCCGACGAATGCCGCGCTGACCGCCACCGGCCCGCTCGGTGTGTCTATCATCGCTTCGCCCGGCAGGCAGATAGGGCAGGTAACTACAGTGGGCTCTTCCTTGTGGACAAGCTGGGCGCCGAGCTGGTCTACGATGCCGGAGATGGCCAGGCCGTTTCCGGCGCGGTTGGCCCGGAAGTCATAACGAAAGTTGCCGTTGACCGGCTCAACGCCTAGGGCGTTGAGCTTCTTATACTCGCGGTATATCTGCAGCTTCTGCGCGTCCGAGTAGTCGCTCCTGCCGGCGATGCCGAGGCGCGACGTGATCGCACCGAACATCTCCTGGTCGGCGCGGATTTGCATGAAGAGCTCTTTCGCGCGAGACTCCTCTTGTCCTTCGCGGCTGACGGGGTAGTAGTCGGGGTCGCAGAAGAAGAAGTCCGGGTACTTGCCGATCAGGAAGTACTTGATCTGCGTGATTGACATTGGGCCGCCCGGCGTTGGTGTGGCGGTGGAGGCCGCCGGGCTGGAGCAGGCGGCGATGGCGATTAGTAGAGCTAGAGACAGAAGCACCCTGGTCATCCACACACTCCGAAGGGATATATCTCTAGTATATCCGGGGTGTGCTAGCCCTCAGGCGGGTCCTTTGAGGGAACTACGGTGTCAACTTCGCGTCTGTTTCCAGCGTGAGGTTCATGGCGGCGATGGCGATCTCTATCTGGTCGTCGTCCGGCTGGCGGGTCGTCAGCGCCTGGAGGGCCAGGCTTGGCGCGGTGATGAGGCCGACGAGCGGGTTACCGGAATGGAAGCCGCTGAAGCGGATCACCTCATAGCTCACTCCGGCAATGACCGGGAGGAGCAGAATGCGGGAGGAGATCAGCCACCACAGGGGGTCGCGACCGATGACGGTGAAGACGGCGATAGCAACCAACATAACGACTAGCAGGAACGCCGTGCCGCAGCGTGGGTGGGCGGTGGGGTACTTGCGTATCGCGCTGATTTCAAGCGGGTCCTGCCGCTCCTGCGCGTGGATGGTCATATGCTCCGCGCCGTGGTACATGAAGACGCGGCGTATCTGCTCGACGCGGCCGATGAGGATGACGTAGGCGAGGAAGATCGCAAGGCGGATAAGGCCCTCCGCGAGGTTGCTCAGGAACTCGGACCCGAGGACGCCTTCCAGGAGGCGGCTTGCGAGGACCGGGACCATGAAGAAGAGCCCCATGGCAAAGGCGAACGAGATGGCCATCGTGCCCGCCATCGCCGCGCCGCTGATCTTCTCGCCCTCGGCCTCTGCGCCGACGTTCGCGGAGTACCTGAGGGCCTTCATGCCGATCGTGAGCGACTCGGCAAGCACAAACATGCCGCGGATGAAAGGGACCTTCCTGAGCTTCCCGAGGAAAATCTGGTTGATTGGCTCCGCGTGGAGGGCTATGCTGCCGTCCGGCCTTCGCACTGCAATGCAGGCGTGGCGCCGCCCGCGGATCATTACACCCTCTATGATGGCCTGTCCGCCGTATGTGGTCCGGGAAGGGGATGGCATTTGGCGCTACCGTTGGGGAGTGGTTTCAGACAAAGAAATAGGGGTGAGACATCTCACCCCTATGATTATACGCAAACTGCAGGACGCGTTACTTGAGGTTGTAGCGCCGCTTCATGCGGTCTACGCGGCCCTCAGTGTCCACTATCCTCTGCTCACCCGTATAGAAAGGGTGGCACTCGCGGCAGATCTCGACCCTGATTTCCGGCCTGGTGGAGCCGGTGGTGTAGGAACGGCCGCAGCCGCAGACGATGCGTGCCTCAGGGTAATACCTGGGATGGATATCTGTCTTCATTGTTATTCCCCTTTCAGAGGATAAACGCTCGCGCGCTTCTTGTCCTTGGCGGCGAACTCGAACTTTACCTCGCCGTCCACGAGCGCGAACAACGTGTGGTCGCGACCGACGCCGACGTTCGACCCAGCGGCGATCTTGGTGCCGCGCTGGCGGACGATAATCGACCCGGCGGAAACGAGTGTGCTGTCATAGGCCTTCACGCCCAGCCGCTGGCCGTTACTATCTCGGCCGTTCTTTGAGCTGCCGGCGCCCTTTTTGTGTGCCATCTCTGTTTACTCCAATCCCGGCTAGGCTACGGTGATGCCGGTTACGTTGAGGTCTACGAACGGCTGGCGGTGGCCGTTTTTGTGACGGTTGCGAGTCTTGGACTTGTACTTGAAGACGATGAGCTTCTTGCCCTTGCCGTGGGCTTTGATCTGCGCCGTCACCCTTGCGCCCGGGACGGTGGGATCGCCCACGGTGACCTTGCCGTCCTGGGAGACCAGCACGACGTCCGTCAGCTCTAGGGTATCGCCCTCGTTCCCTTCGAGGGTCTCGACGCGAATGGTGTCGCCCTCTTCGACGCGGTACTGCTTGCCGCCTGTTTTGACGATTGCGTAAGTTGCCACTTCTGTCACCTGAGCCAGCTTTTCTGACTATTCTCGCGGCATGCGCCGGAGGAATGCCTATGTTTTGAACACAAGAAAAGACGGTGCGGAGCCCTTGACTTTGCTTTTTGTCGTCCGGAAATGAACCCGGCCGGTGGGCAAACGGGACCCAACACTCGTCACTTCCCGCTATTATACACTATAGACGCAAGTACCTGTCCGCATTTTCGAGGGAAAATGCGGGGGCTTTTATTACCGCCCGCCCTGGGGCCGGCAATAAATGAGATGCGCGTCAGAGTATTTGCGATTCGTCGCCGGCTACGCCTTGCCGATCCGGAAGATCTTGGTCCCGCAGGCCGGGCAGGTCCCCTGGGTGGCCGGGCGGCCGTTCTTCAGCTTGACGGCCGCGGGCTTTGAGATCTGCCTCTTCGCGCGGCACTTAAAGCAGTAGGCTTCCATAGCTATTCCTCCCAAGCTTTGTAGCTAGAAGATATACTTCTGTCCTAGCTATGTCAATACCTTCAGCTATGCCCCAGCCGATTCCTGGGCCCAATTTTGTGGCAATGGTGGTCGCACAGCGCCGTTTTCTTCGGAATCCGTATTGACCAGAGGGCGGCGGACGGCGCAATCCCGCGTCAGAGGAAGACCTTGTCGGACCTCCATCCT is a genomic window containing:
- a CDS encoding AbrB/MazE/SpoVT family DNA-binding domain-containing protein, with translation MTTVSDGGRIVIPSDIRKAMGIVPGTEVILLLQEDGELRVMARERAIRWTQDMVKKYDRGAGSPVDELIKEREAESARE
- a CDS encoding DUF1385 domain-containing protein is translated as MPSPSRTTYGGQAIIEGVMIRGRRHACIAVRRPDGSIALHAEPINQIFLGKLRKVPFIRGMFVLAESLTIGMKALRYSANVGAEAEGEKISGAAMAGTMAISFAFAMGLFFMVPVLASRLLEGVLGSEFLSNLAEGLIRLAIFLAYVILIGRVEQIRRVFMYHGAEHMTIHAQERQDPLEISAIRKYPTAHPRCGTAFLLVVMLVAIAVFTVIGRDPLWWLISSRILLLPVIAGVSYEVIRFSGFHSGNPLVGLITAPSLALQALTTRQPDDDQIEIAIAAMNLTLETDAKLTP
- a CDS encoding 50S ribosomal protein L27 codes for the protein MAHKKGAGSSKNGRDSNGQRLGVKAYDSTLVSAGSIIVRQRGTKIAAGSNVGVGRDHTLFALVDGEVKFEFAAKDKKRASVYPLKGE
- the rplU gene encoding 50S ribosomal protein L21, giving the protein MATYAIVKTGGKQYRVEEGDTIRVETLEGNEGDTLELTDVVLVSQDGKVTVGDPTVPGARVTAQIKAHGKGKKLIVFKYKSKTRNRHKNGHRQPFVDLNVTGITVA
- a CDS encoding inorganic diphosphatase, which codes for MIEIPKGSRNKYEFDKKRGVLKFDRMLFSSVHYPSDYGYILDTWAEDNDPLDALVLLWEPTFPGCLIEAKPVGLFKMWDEKGPDMKILCVPVADPLWNHINRLSEAPPHLLKEIEHFFTIYKELE
- a CDS encoding NUDIX hydrolase, with product MPITPTIDLTWYVRAPGLKVRLAAGGVVARREGARLMVAFTKEKAFTQFVLLKGGVDPGETLEIASAREVTEETGITDLRLVTKLGVAERLNWDKDRWVTTHFYLFETKQVEAKPTDQVKHEAMWWFPLDELPDMLWPEQRRLVEDNRAAIKAALGV
- the rpmE gene encoding 50S ribosomal protein L31; translation: MKTDIHPRYYPEARIVCGCGRSYTTGSTRPEIRVEICRECHPFYTGEQRIVDTEGRVDRMKRRYNLK
- a CDS encoding NAD(P)-dependent oxidoreductase translates to MLPGFREKYDLVLLDSRKEDRTGKAVPGIEVVDLIDPDRKKYAKYFEGVDAVVHLAHKIQRTDPIDHFFSEKQNVEMAYNIFRTSYDAGVRRVVMASSNHAADWYEHNMVHTRKKEVVDPYDYPLSDNFYGWAKATYEHMGFLFANGFPNFSHPSGRELLVEGANAGRKLGVIMVRIGHPRELEFKNYGSDEATFKRVLGCYFSARDATQIFMKSIETENIDNEHGIPFHVVYGISNNTRAFWSLANARKVLGYAPEDDAEVKFAHLVREHITGNPKSGVGRVGLK
- a CDS encoding NAD(P)-dependent oxidoreductase, producing the protein MAKRKVLVTGAAGYVAGLMLPTLREKYDLTLLDVSDFTSAGRNHPHARVPGVQIADLTDPNRSKYAKHFDGIDTVVHLGYVRQTQGEQEIDQYWSQRANIDMCYNVLRASHDAGVSRIVSASSNHAANWWERDLISKCKLENLDPYTWPLSYNFYGWSKSTYEHLGFLFANGGVGRRMGVVMVRIGGPGELDLSKYEDLGAAKRGLGAWLSPRDLTQLFVKAIDTPSIDNEHGIPWQVVYGISNNTRAFWSLANARKVLGYEPQDDSEVRYAKDIERLMTGKNTVGRLDKQAP
- a CDS encoding thiamine pyrophosphate-requiring protein, coding for MSLDPHNGGTYITQQPATATGRGRHLPGQERAMNGDTVIAKILKAEGVEWMAAYPHQSLIDAATVEGIRPIICRQERAGVNMADAFSRIHNGKKIGVFTMQRGPGAENAFGGVAQGYADNVPFLLLPGGHERGRFGVHPSFDAISHYKGITKWSGYISKVQRIPDLMRYAFNLMKQGRPGPVLLEIPMDVAEEEFQGPLEYTPSRPFRSEADPNDVRDIVKAMLAAKAPIINAGQGVFYAEAMAELLEFAELVNVPVMTTLAGKSAFPENHRLALGAGARSGTLMAHRFLQKTDFMLGIGTGFSNTLFNAPLPKMAVLAQSTNCAEDINKDHQVHMGAVGDAKLVLRQMIEEAKRQLGGKGRGDVNGVAEEVATIKAEFLKEWSPMLNSNEVPISPYRVFTEFRKAVDVGNTIMTHDSGYPREQLVPFWETTTPHGYIGWGKSTQLGYGLGLALGAKLAAPERNVINIMGDAAFGMAGLDIETAARNKIGIMTVVLNNGVMTHYSAHMPHATKKYGSNRLGGEYAKVAEGLGAHAEKVTTPDQLAPAIKRALAATKTGQPALVEAITKEEENVPRYWF